One part of the Amphiura filiformis chromosome 5, Afil_fr2py, whole genome shotgun sequence genome encodes these proteins:
- the LOC140152421 gene encoding uncharacterized protein: MLSKMATLIILCVFMFLVSRDVTNAIKPSPLVVVPIPPEEAPSAICCNMPLQCDHSCNPPAWHYRSTKIPLCYCDSVCELFGDCCLNFKHVDTCQMSTTPKNLGSGSKTTMSFKPSASGLDSTDPELTTSPEVLPSHVPSLSSPLIESMTYQDEDDGGGQSPNSIAEYSSFNSDYSFDMVNAELEFAMMQGCVVTSYHHTYEETNYTMNIGAYMVSMCPRKSEILLDHRERCESFNNVLDFGASFHDIETEFADFLPVTDMTDRRVHYRNMYCASCNGVSIENMIPWKLAYLLIDSPNIPYWFQPLHENMTRRCFANSLSRRPSLLKGIPLADLCNVVIEYDEQATGCIACLRKDLDLGKGVCKMPPSPIEEALAIPFDFRSYASRAGFRSTHDILCTDGFYFSQMKKKCLPKEDLIKIPPPCGQLELIRSSYLIKISFTAKNSSTTSLELINMFSSHMMYTRNQIRHETIMPTDMASTDNMKGMSQRCKRATDKTACDDGITTLLQFEVVSLVPEGFNNVTRDLLDQLPYALLNVSTEIHWIEYLQPCGSFSPLDCQGDAFNSNVVSFMKVNNTFLTDSKTSGNKMYVTERLMSKVIYRMQDDSNMQLQILIQDQVILCNGKVVLKCPSLLVVESNYIINEVNQNLRIISTGEIVSSDRYIVHDNKTASVCVDMGDGVWKQLSNVMFYVYIIGTSISLFALLLTFLTYCALSALRTVPGIATMNFIVASFVAQFGLLIGGNRIENTPIELCTFFAITLHYVWLASFFWTTALAFDVSRTLGTGMQPGGGGKGKKLFLYSIFSWGGPLSIIFPSLVFHFCDCKRGACCTSVSFTYGTDEVCWIRPQTSNLVAFGVPVMASLVFNIALFSRTVSGVRSSKRATSMIERRRVSVVQRAVNEFTIYIKVSMLMGFSWIWGFLFGFTGITALWTIFVIFNSVQGMFIFWAFACTSRVWGLLKLRFRSPSSSRHTPSPNDYLGTESQTKTKRISVFSVKT, encoded by the exons tTGTGGTACCAATACCACCAGAAGAAGCCCCCTCAGCAATCTGCTGCAACATGCCACTCCAATGCGATCATTCTTGCAATCCTCCTGCATGGCACTACAGGAGCACGAAGATACCACTTTGTTACTGCGACTCTGTCTGTGAACTCTTTGGAGACTGTTGCTTAAACTTCAAGCATGTAGATACCTGTCAAATGTCAACAACGCCAAAGAACCTGGGCTCAGGATCAAAGACAACCATGTCATTTAAGCCATCGGCCTCAGGACTTGATTCTACTGATCCAGAGTTAACAACGTCCCCTGAGGTTTTACCATCTCATGTACCATCTTTGTCTTCCCCTTTAATAGAATCAATGACTTATCAAGATGAAGATGATGGTGGAGGACAATCGCCGAATTCGATTGCAGAATATAGTTCTTTTAATTCTGACTACTCTTTTGATATGGTGAATGCTGAATTAGAATTTGCTATGATGCAAGGTTGTGTAGTAACTTCCTATCACCATACTTACGAAGAAACTAATTACACAATGAACATTGGGGCATATATGGTTTCTATGTGTCCGAGGAAATCAGAAATTCTGCTGGACCATCGCGAACGATGTGAATCGTTTAACAATGTATTAGATTTTGGCGCCTCTTTTCACGACATTGAGACAGAATTTGCAGATTTTCTCCCTGTGACGGATATGACAGACCGTAGAGTGCATTATAGAAACATGTACTGTGCCTCTTGTAATGGAGTATCGATTGAAAATATGATACCATGGAAactagcctatctattaatagaTAGCCCAAATATTCCGTATTGGTTTCAGCCTTTGCATGAAAATATGACAAGACGATGTTTTGCCAACAGTTTATCTAGACGTCCATCTTTACTAAAAGGTATTCCTTTAGCAGACCTATGTAATGTTGTCATAGAGTACGATGAACAAGCTACAGGTTGTATCGCTTGCCTGAGAAAGGATCTTGATCTTGGAAAGGGCGTTTGTAAAATGCCACCGTCACCAATTGAAGAAGCACTGGCCATACCATTTGATTTTCGATCTTACGCGTCAAGAGCTGGTTTCAGATCAACGCATGACATTCTTTGCACTGACGGATTTTACTTTtcgcaaatgaaaaaaaaatgtcttcCAAAGGAGGATCTCATAAAAATTCCACCACCATGTGGCCAATTAGAGTTAATTCGATCATCGTATTTGATTAAAATTTCTTTTACAGCTAAAAATTCTTCAACTACATCTCTTGAGTTGATAAATATGTTTTCATCACACATGATGTATACACGTAATCAAATTAGACATGAAACTATTATGCCTACAGATATGGCCTCCACAGACAACATGAAAGGTATGTCACAAAGGTGTAAAAGAGCCACAGACAAGACAGCGTGCGACGATGGAATAACAACGCTACTGCAATTTGAAGTTGTAAGTTTAGTTCCCGAAGGCTTTAATAATGTAACCAGAGATCTATTGGATCAATTACCGTATGCGTTACTAAATGTATCGACAGAAATTCACTGGATAGAGTATTTGCAGCCATGTGGATCGTTTTCACCTCTTGATTGTCAAGGTGACGCTTTCAATTCTAATGTGGTGTCGTTTATGAAAGTCAATAATACATTCCTGACAGATAGTAAGACGTCTGGTAACAAAATGTATGTGACTGAACGCCTAATGTCAAAGGTTATATATCGGATGCAAGATGATTCTAATATGCAGTTGCAAATATTAATTCAAGATCAGGTTATTCTATGCAATGGCAAAGTGGTCTTAAAATGTCCTTCTCTGTTAGTCGTTGAATCCAATTATATAATAAATGAAGTGAATCAAAATCTACGCATAATTAGCACAGGGGAGATTGTGTCCTCTGATCGATATATAGTACATGATAATAAGACAGCTTCAGTTTGTGTGGACATGGGAGATGGAGTTTGGAAGCAGTTATCAAATGTCATGTTTTATGTCTACATAATTGGCACATCAATATCTTTATTTGCCCTACTGTTAACTTTTCTCACATACTGTGCCTTGTCAGCACTAAGAACTGTACCGGGTATTGCAACCATGAACTTCATTGTGGCCTCATTTGTAGCTCAATTCGGGCTTTTAATTGGTGGCAATAGAATTGAAAATACACCTATTGAACTATGCACTTTCTTTGCAATTACACTTCATTATGTTTGGTTAGCCTCATTCTTCTGGACAACTGCCTTAGCTTTTGATGTAAGTCGTACTCTAGGAACTGGGATGCAACCTGGCGGTGGCGGAAAAGGAAAGAAACTATTTTTGTATTCAATTTTCAGCTGGGGTGGACCACTTTCAATAATATTCCCCAGTTTAGTATTTCACTTTTGTGATTGTAAACGGGGTGCCTGTTGTACCAGTGTGTCATTTACATATGGTACGGACGAAGTGTGTTGGATACGACCACAGACATCTAATCTGGTTGCATTTGGTGTTCCTGTCATGGCCTCCCTTGTATTTAATATTGCATTATTTTCCAGAACTGTCTCAGGCGTGAGATCATCAAAACGTGCCACTAGTATGATCGAGAGAAGACGGGTATCTGTTGTTCAGAGAGCGGTAAATGAGTTTACCATTTATATCAAG GTCTCAATGTTAATGGGTTTCTCGTGGATATGGGGATTCCTGTTTGGTTTCACTGGCATCACAGCATTGTGGACCATATTTGTTATATTTAATTCAGTTCAAG GAATGTTCATATTTTGGGCGTTTGCGTGTACGTCACGTGTATGGGGTTTGTTGAAGCTACGGTTCCGTTCACCAAGCAGCTCAAGGCACACACCGAGTCCGAATGATTACTTGGGAACCGAAAGTCAGACGAAAACCAAACGGATATCAGTATTTTCAGTGAAGACCTGA